Proteins co-encoded in one Verrucomicrobiia bacterium genomic window:
- a CDS encoding VCBS repeat-containing protein has protein sequence MRPLWRILTAAAAIATLAVAAGAAPSVTQIHPLRVPPGDHQPGFTSIPAATAGIQFTNRVPAERYLTNQIYLNGSGVALGDLDGDGLPEIFLAAPEGRSALFRNGGDWTFVNVTESAFPAGGMDGDATGAVFADLDGDGDLDLVVNTVGQGTRVWWNTGRGRFAAGPVLNPGRAGMSLALADADGDGDLDLYVANYRVHSIRDDPAGKFTVRTEDGRPRVVAYNGRPTSEPDLVGRFYVTPSGVKENGEPDVLYLNDGKGGFTPVSWTSGSFLDANGVTLASVPHDWGLSVLFRDLNGDGRPDLFVANDFESPDRFWINETVRGGPLRFRAAGPEVLRHLAAFAMGADAADINRDGVDDLFVLDMLSRDRRERHVQTDGLPTTPTEPVSYRDVLQFSANALYLGRGDGTFAELARLAGLAASEWSWTPVFLDVDLDGYEDLLISNGHELEMMDADAAERSEQLRSQRRMTPRELLELRRMFRRFDSPNAAFRNRGNLTFEDVSSRWGFDARNVTHGMALADLDGDGDLDVVQNNLNAPPALLRNEATAPRLAVRARAAGGNTAGIGTRIRVEGGPVAEQSQVLMSGGRYLSGDEAVRVFAAGMASRLTVEVTWPSGRRTRLANVPANSRVEVVEGPDATEVPAPEPAGPPRFRDASRQLHHESVVTPFNDFERQPLLPWSLAHPGPGATWADLDGDGRDDLLLGTGAGGAPAGFHNTSTGFVPMTNAVLTRPVGRDLTTLLVSGRMVVAGSSNYRDGRTNGGALRAMDLDRNASGESVLGPDFAVGPLAQADVDGDGVPDLFIGGRAVAGRYPEPAPSLLLRMDGGRLTVVQRFERLGLINSAVFSDLDADGDPDLVMAAEWGPLRVFRNENGRLDPWNPEVTGAGLPPEIRRLEDLTGWWTSVASGDLDGDGRMDLVAGNRGWNWFPVPKAPADDFGWTRDNVRRVTFGDFDGNGLVELIESCRIGDRQFPLRRADTLFAVMPQLRDAFPTRGAFGAADLDQVLAAIKAPLPPEFLEARWFATTVLLNRGDQFEVVPLPREAQWSPVTGVALLDADGDGHLDVVLAQNFYPGRPDEGRQDAGRGLLLLGDGRGRLRPVPASESGLDAWGDARAVAVADYDLDGRPDVVITQNAGATRLYRNESGRPGIRVQLKGGPANPTAIGAAMRLLTAGAPGPVQEVQAGSGWQSVDSPARVLTASAPPTAIEVRWPGGRVTRSPVPSGATRVRISPDGSLEAAP, from the coding sequence GTGCGTCCCCTGTGGAGAATCCTGACCGCAGCTGCCGCCATCGCCACGCTCGCCGTGGCGGCGGGAGCGGCCCCGTCGGTCACGCAGATTCATCCGCTCCGGGTGCCGCCCGGCGATCACCAGCCCGGGTTCACCAGCATCCCGGCGGCGACGGCCGGCATCCAGTTCACCAACCGCGTCCCGGCGGAACGTTACCTCACCAACCAGATCTACCTCAACGGCTCCGGGGTGGCTCTTGGGGACCTCGACGGTGATGGTCTGCCCGAGATCTTTCTCGCCGCTCCGGAAGGACGAAGCGCGCTGTTTCGAAACGGCGGGGACTGGACCTTTGTCAACGTCACGGAATCGGCCTTTCCGGCGGGGGGAATGGATGGGGATGCCACCGGCGCGGTGTTTGCGGACCTTGATGGCGACGGCGACCTGGACCTCGTCGTCAACACGGTCGGCCAGGGCACGCGGGTGTGGTGGAACACGGGTCGGGGTCGCTTTGCGGCGGGTCCGGTGCTCAACCCGGGACGAGCCGGCATGAGCCTCGCTTTGGCGGATGCCGATGGCGACGGGGATCTGGACCTCTATGTCGCGAATTACCGCGTGCACAGCATCCGGGACGACCCCGCCGGCAAGTTCACCGTGCGGACCGAGGATGGCCGTCCCCGGGTGGTGGCGTACAACGGCCGGCCCACATCCGAACCCGACCTCGTCGGCCGCTTCTACGTCACACCCTCCGGCGTGAAGGAGAACGGGGAACCCGACGTGTTGTACCTGAATGACGGCAAAGGCGGATTCACACCGGTCTCGTGGACTTCAGGCAGTTTTCTCGACGCCAACGGCGTGACGCTGGCCTCGGTGCCTCACGACTGGGGCTTGAGCGTGCTGTTCCGCGATCTCAACGGCGATGGGCGTCCGGATCTGTTCGTCGCCAATGATTTCGAATCTCCCGACCGCTTCTGGATCAACGAGACGGTCCGGGGCGGCCCCCTGCGGTTCCGCGCGGCAGGACCCGAGGTGCTCCGGCACCTGGCCGCCTTCGCGATGGGGGCGGACGCCGCCGACATCAACCGGGACGGGGTGGATGATCTGTTCGTCCTCGACATGCTGAGTCGCGACCGCCGCGAGCGCCATGTCCAGACCGACGGACTGCCGACGACCCCGACCGAGCCGGTGTCGTACCGCGACGTGCTCCAGTTCTCCGCCAATGCCCTGTATCTCGGCCGCGGGGATGGCACGTTTGCCGAACTGGCCCGACTCGCGGGGCTGGCCGCCAGCGAGTGGTCGTGGACCCCGGTGTTCTTGGATGTGGACCTGGATGGTTACGAGGACCTGCTGATCTCCAACGGCCACGAGCTGGAGATGATGGACGCCGACGCTGCGGAACGATCGGAACAGCTCCGCAGCCAGCGACGGATGACCCCGCGTGAACTGCTGGAGCTGCGACGGATGTTCCGCCGCTTTGACAGTCCCAATGCCGCGTTCCGCAATCGCGGCAACCTGACCTTCGAAGACGTCTCCTCCCGCTGGGGATTCGACGCCCGCAACGTGACGCACGGCATGGCCCTGGCGGACCTCGACGGCGACGGGGATCTGGATGTGGTGCAGAACAATCTCAACGCCCCTCCAGCCCTCCTGCGCAATGAAGCCACGGCGCCCAGACTGGCGGTGCGCGCCCGCGCGGCGGGCGGCAACACCGCAGGCATCGGGACGCGGATCCGGGTGGAGGGCGGCCCGGTGGCGGAACAATCCCAGGTGCTCATGTCCGGTGGCCGCTACCTCAGCGGCGACGAGGCGGTCCGGGTGTTCGCCGCCGGCATGGCGTCCCGGCTCACCGTGGAAGTCACCTGGCCGTCGGGGCGGCGGACACGGCTCGCCAACGTGCCCGCAAACTCCCGGGTCGAGGTGGTGGAGGGCCCGGACGCCACCGAGGTGCCGGCGCCAGAGCCGGCTGGGCCGCCCCGGTTCCGTGACGCCTCCCGGCAGTTGCACCACGAATCGGTGGTGACGCCCTTCAATGATTTCGAGCGCCAGCCGCTGCTTCCCTGGAGTCTCGCCCATCCGGGACCGGGAGCGACCTGGGCGGACCTGGACGGGGACGGGCGGGACGACCTCCTGCTCGGCACCGGCGCCGGGGGCGCGCCGGCGGGATTCCACAACACGTCCACCGGATTCGTGCCGATGACAAACGCGGTGCTCACCCGGCCGGTCGGCCGCGACCTGACCACCCTGCTGGTGTCGGGCCGGATGGTGGTGGCCGGCTCCAGCAACTACCGGGATGGGCGGACCAACGGCGGGGCGCTGCGGGCGATGGATCTCGACCGCAATGCCAGCGGCGAGAGCGTGCTGGGACCGGACTTCGCCGTGGGACCGCTGGCGCAGGCGGACGTGGACGGAGACGGGGTGCCGGACCTGTTCATCGGTGGCCGCGCCGTGGCCGGCAGGTATCCGGAGCCGGCACCCTCATTGCTGCTCCGCATGGACGGCGGCCGGCTGACGGTGGTGCAGCGGTTCGAGCGCCTCGGCCTGATCAACAGTGCCGTGTTTTCCGACCTGGATGCCGACGGGGATCCCGACTTGGTTATGGCCGCCGAATGGGGACCGTTGCGGGTGTTCCGCAACGAGAACGGACGGTTGGATCCCTGGAATCCCGAAGTGACCGGAGCGGGACTGCCTCCCGAAATCCGCCGTCTCGAGGATCTGACCGGTTGGTGGACCTCGGTGGCGTCCGGCGACCTGGATGGCGATGGACGCATGGATCTGGTCGCCGGCAACCGCGGATGGAACTGGTTTCCCGTGCCCAAGGCGCCCGCGGACGACTTCGGCTGGACACGGGACAACGTCCGCCGGGTGACGTTCGGGGACTTCGATGGCAACGGACTTGTGGAGTTGATCGAGAGCTGTCGCATTGGCGACCGGCAATTCCCGCTGCGCCGGGCGGACACCCTCTTCGCGGTGATGCCGCAGCTCCGGGATGCCTTCCCGACCCGAGGGGCATTCGGCGCCGCTGATCTTGATCAAGTGCTGGCGGCCATTAAGGCACCCTTGCCACCGGAGTTCCTGGAGGCCCGATGGTTTGCGACGACCGTGTTGCTCAACCGGGGCGATCAGTTCGAGGTGGTGCCGCTGCCGCGGGAAGCCCAATGGTCGCCAGTGACCGGGGTGGCGCTGCTGGATGCGGATGGCGACGGACACCTGGATGTCGTGCTGGCCCAGAACTTTTATCCCGGCCGGCCGGATGAGGGCCGTCAGGATGCGGGACGCGGCCTGCTGCTGCTGGGCGACGGGCGGGGGCGGTTGCGTCCGGTCCCCGCCTCCGAAAGCGGGCTGGACGCATGGGGAGACGCCCGGGCGGTCGCCGTGGCCGACTATGACCTCGATGGCAGGCCCGACGTGGTCATCACCCAGAACGCCGGTGCCACCCGCCTGTATCGGAACGAGTCCGGGCGCCCGGGGATCCGGGTGCAACTGAAGGGCGGTCCGGCCAATCCCACGGCGATCGGCGCCGCGATGCGGCTGCTGACGGCCGGGGCGCCGGGTCCGGTACAGGAGGTGCAGGCGGGAAGTGGCTGGCAGTCGGTGGACAGTCCGGCCCGGGTGCTGACGGCATCCGCGCCGCCCACGGCGATCGAGGTGCGATGGCCCGGAGGACGCGTGACACGGTCTCCGGTCCCGTCCGGGGCGACACGCGTGCGAATTTCACCCGACGGCTCCCTGGAGGCGGCGCCATGA